The Rhodospirillales bacterium region CTGCGCGAATTGAAAAAACGCAACTCGGCCCTCCCGGTGGTGATGGTGACCGGGCACGCCGACGTCGAATTGGCGGTCAAGGCCATGAAGGAAGGCGCGCTCGACTTTTTCGAAAAACCGGTAACCGCCGCGCGGGTTCTGGAGGTAGTGCGCCACGCCGTCGATTTGAGTCTGGCCGAGCATGGCTCGCGCGCCAACCGGGCCAAGACGGAGCGGTTGCTCGCCGCGCTAACCCCCCGCGAGCGGCAGGTTCTGCAACGAATTTGCCGCGGGGAGATCAACAAGGCGGTCGCCCGGCATCTCGGCATCAGCGAGAAGACGGTCGAGGTCCACCGCGCCCGGGTGATGAGCAAATTGAACGCAAAATCCCTTGCCGATCTAATTCGTATCGTGCAGGGAGACGGCCCGGCGGATCCGGAAACGCCCACGATCGACGCCGCCAAGCCGGACGCCAAGGTTCTGCCCCTGCGTACGCCGCCACCGCGGGAAAAAAGCTCGGGGCGGGCTTGATCGCGCTAGCAACCGATATTGAAAACAACTCTTAACGATTCAGGTTTGGAAATCCGACTATAGCCAGGGATTGATTTTTGATATACCAGCCACCGCCAACGAGGCGTTCGCCGGCTGGGGGCCGGGGAATTCCCCAATTTTTATTCCTTACGATTAGTTCTATTTTGACAACAACAGGGTCGGGTCGACCCGATCGGGGACGTCGCAATTGGCCGCCGAATACAACATCGAGCGCCTGAACTTTTTGATCGTCGACGACAACAAGCACATGTGCTTGCTGGTCAAGTCGATTCTCAACGCGTTCGGGGTGCGCAACGTGGTCGAAGCCGCCGACGGCGCCGACGCGTTCAAGGCGCTCAAGCATTTCCCCGCCGACATCATCATTTGCGACTGGGTGATGCAGCCGCTCGACGGGCTCGATTTCGTGCGCCTGGTGCGCACCGGCAAGGACAGCCCGAACCCCTACGTTCCGGTGATCATGCTGACCGGCCACACCGAAATGCACCGGGTGGTGGAAGCGCGCGAGGCGGGCGTGAACGAGTTTCTCGCCAAGCCGATTTCGCCCATGAAGCTTTATGCGCGCATCACCTCGATCATCGAGCGCCAGCGCAATTTCATCAAGACCAAGAGCTATTTCGGCCCCGACCGCCGCCGCCAGAAGCTTGCCAGCTACAAGGGGCCCGAGCGGCGCAAGAAGCAGGCCGATACCATCGCCGTGCAGCCGATCACCAACGTGACGCGCGTCGTGAAACCGGGGGAAAATCTGCCGCCGCCTTCGCTGCCGCCCGGCGCTCCCGAGCCGGCCGCCTCCTCGATTACCGAGGAAGCCAAGGGCCTGTCCCAGGCCGAGGTCGAGGCGCTGCTCAAGAACTGAGCGTTTCGCTTTCCGTGATTTCCCGCGCTTGATTTCGAGCCCCCATCCGTATAGGAGGGGCGCGGTCCGGCGCTTATCCAAGTCCCCATCGTCTAGAGGCCTAGGACACCGCCCTTTCACGGCGGTAACAGGGGTTCGAATCCCCTTGGGGACGCCAGCCTTCGCTCTTCGAGCTTCGGCTGGCTTACGCCCGTGAGACAGCCGAAGGGGCGCCCTCGAATCCTGGACACGACTCGTTTATTTATGCACCCTCCCGCCGGTGGGAGGGACGCGCATGGCCGTCTTGAAGATTGCCCTCATGGGCCACCCGATTCTCAGGCGCGCGGCGGAGCCGGTCGCCGACCCGACCGACCCCGAGATCCGGAAACTCGCCGACGACATGCGCGAAACGCTCGAGGACATCGGCGCCAACGGCCTCGCCGCGCCGCAGGTGCATGTGTCCAAGCGGGTCGTCGTCTATCGGGTCGCGCCGCACCAGATTCCGCCCGGCGCCGCGATGAAGCCGATCCCCTGGCGAACACTGGTCAATCCGGTGGTCACGCCGCGCACCGAAGAGAAAAAGCCGATCTGGGAACGTTGCCTGTCGGTTCCCGCTCTGCACGGCCAAGTGCCGCGCTTTACCAAGGTTCGCGTTAGCGCGAAGCAGACGGATGGCTCGGACCTGACCATCGACGCGACGGGCTTTCACGCCATGCTCTTGCAGCATGAGATCGATCATCTGGACGGCATCCTGTATCCGATGCGCATGACCGATCTTTCGACCCTC contains the following coding sequences:
- a CDS encoding response regulator transcription factor; its protein translation is MARGNAPSDNSESPSGPETPSLPLIHIVDDDPLICKVLVAIVEAGGWRTAVHHSAEVFLAGHRDGCPGCVLLDMRMPGMNGLDCLRELKKRNSALPVVMVTGHADVELAVKAMKEGALDFFEKPVTAARVLEVVRHAVDLSLAEHGSRANRAKTERLLAALTPRERQVLQRICRGEINKAVARHLGISEKTVEVHRARVMSKLNAKSLADLIRIVQGDGPADPETPTIDAAKPDAKVLPLRTPPPREKSSGRA
- a CDS encoding response regulator; this translates as MCLLVKSILNAFGVRNVVEAADGADAFKALKHFPADIIICDWVMQPLDGLDFVRLVRTGKDSPNPYVPVIMLTGHTEMHRVVEAREAGVNEFLAKPISPMKLYARITSIIERQRNFIKTKSYFGPDRRRQKLASYKGPERRKKQADTIAVQPITNVTRVVKPGENLPPPSLPPGAPEPAASSITEEAKGLSQAEVEALLKN
- the def gene encoding peptide deformylase — encoded protein: MAVLKIALMGHPILRRAAEPVADPTDPEIRKLADDMRETLEDIGANGLAAPQVHVSKRVVVYRVAPHQIPPGAAMKPIPWRTLVNPVVTPRTEEKKPIWERCLSVPALHGQVPRFTKVRVSAKQTDGSDLTIDATGFHAMLLQHEIDHLDGILYPMRMTDLSTLAFNSELGDRGFFVPRSPEEFMD